ACGCTTGATCAACCCACCGAGTTCTTCCATGTTCCGCGTGTGGGTGGCGTAGAGCACCGACCCTGCACCGAGGAAGAGGAGGCCCTTGAAACAGGCGTGGTTGAGCGTGTGGTAGAGCCCCGCCACGAAGCCCAGGGTCGCCAGCGCGGGCAGGCCGTAGCTCTGGAACATGAGGCCCGCCCCCAGCCCCATGAAGATGATGCCGATGTTCTCGATGGAGTGATAGGCGAGCAGACGCTTGAGGTCGTGCTCCATCAGCGCGTAGAGCACGCCGAGCAGGGCCGACCCCGCGCCCACCCCCAGCACCAGACCGCCCCACCACGCCGGCCCCCCGCCCAGCAGGTCCAAGCTGACGCGCAGCAGTCCGTACACGCCCATCTTGATGACCACTCCGGACATCAGCGCCGAGACGTGGCTGGGGGCCACCGGATGCGCCATCGGTAGCCAGACGTGCAGCGGGACGATGCCCGCCTTGGCGCCGAACCCGATGAGCGCCAGCACGAACACCGCGTCGCGGGTTCCCGGCGCGAGGACGGCCGAACGCATGGTCGTAAACGACATCGTCGGGTCGCCGGCGGCGAGCAGCAAGAACGCCGCGACGAGCGCGGCGAAGCCGGCGTGCGTGATGACCAGATACCAGTTGGCGGCTCGCACCGTCTCGCGCTGGTCGTGTTCCGTCAGCACCAGGAAGTAGGCGGAGAGTGACATCACCTCCCAGGTCATGAGGAACGTCAGCGCGTTGTCGGCCACAACCTGGATGGCGAGCGACAGCAGCAGGACATTGAACATCACTCCGAGGAGACGAAGCGAATAACGCCCCTCGTAGTGGGCGGAGTACGCGACGCCATACACGCTCGCCGCCGCAGCGGCCACGCCCACGACGACCAGGAAGAACGCGCTCACGGCGTCCACCCGGAGCGCGAGTCCGGTCAGCGGCAGGATGGGCGCGGTGACGGCCAGCCGGGTGTCGGTCCCCAGACACCAGGCACCCAGCGCCAACGTCGCCACCGAGCCGGTGACCGCGCCCACGGCTCCCAGCACACGCCCGGTGGCCCCCCGGAGGCCCAGCGCCGCCAGCGCCCCCAGAGTGTACGCGCCGACAGTGGCGTACAGCAGCCAGGAGGCGATCGTCACGCGCGGCGCCTCTTCCGGTCCGGCCAGCGGTCCAGCGCGGTCAGGATGCCGCGAAGGATGTCCGACGGCTCGGGCGGGCACCCCGCGACGAAGACGTCGACGGGGATGACGGCATCGACGCTTCCCAGCACGGCGTAGCTACCACGAAAGACGCCACACGTTTGCGCGCAGTCGCCGACGGCGACGACGACCTTGGGATACGGCGTAGCCTCATAGGTCTTCAACAGCGGGATCTCCATGTTGCGGGTCACCGGCCCCGTGACGAGCAGGAGATCCGCATGCCGCGGGGAGGCCACGAAATGAATACCGAACCGCTCGCTGTCGTAGACCGGGCTCATGAGACCGGTAATCTCCACTTCGCAGCCGTTACAGGAGCCCGCGTCTACCTCGCGGATGGCCACTGCTCGGCCGAGGAGCTTCCGGGCCTTGGCCTCGACGGCCCGGGCCAGATGGACTACGGCGCCGTCTCCGGGACCGAGTGGCTCGGTGACGAGGCCGACTTTCAGGATCTTGGCAAAGAGCAGCACGTCAGCGCGGACGCCTCTCGCGCCGCAGTTCGCGCAGCATGGACTGGGAGCCGATCAGCTGGTTGTTGAAGATCCGACGCGCCACCTCCAGGAGCTCCCGTACGGCGGGATCCCGCAGCGCGTAGCGGACGGTCGTACCCTCTTTGCTGGCCGTCACGATGTTCTTGGCACGCAACACGGCGAGCTGCTGGGACACGGTGGGCTGATCGGCCCCCAAGGCCTCTTGAAGCTCCTGGACGCTGCGGTGCCGCGCGACGAGAGTTTCCAGGATGCGAATGCGGAGAGGGTGGGCCAGGGCCTTGAAGAATTCGGCCTTGAATAGGGGGAGCGGGCCCCAAGCCCACGGCATCGCTACAAGGCTATATAATTATATTGAATTATTCAAGCGCTCTGCTGGATCACCCGGCGGAGCTGCTCCAGCTCATAGGGCTTGCTCACCGTGCGGACTGCCTCCCGCTCCAGAAACTCCCGGGTCGCCGGGCTCAGCTGGTCACCGGTCGCGAAGATCAGTCGACGACAGAGCTCCGGCCGCCGGCGCTCCAGCTCGCGATAGAGCCCGGGGCCGTCGAGATCCGGCATCCGAACGTCGCTCACGATCAAGTCATAGGGGCGCGTCAAGATCATGTCGAGCGCGACGAAGCCGTTGGCCGCCGTCTCGACCTGATGTCCATCAGCGATCAGCAGGTCCTTCAACACCTCGGCCACGTCGGTCTCGTCCTCCACCACCAGGATCGACTTTCCCTGGACCGACGAGCCGGCCTCGTGGTCAGGCGCCTGCGGGCCCGCGATGGCGGGCGTCGTCACCGGGAGCGCGATCCGGAAGACGGCGCCTCGGCCAGGCTCACTCTCGAGGTCCAGGGAGCCGCCGTGGCTCTCGACGATGCCGCGACAGAGCGAGAGTCCCAGGCCGGTCCCCTGCCCCGGCGGCTTCGTCGTGAAGAACGGCTCGAAGATCCGCTCCTGGATCTTGGCGGGAATGCCGGGGCCCGTATCCCCCACCTCCAGGTGGACGCGGGCCTGCGCCGCCTCGAGCCGGGTCGTCAGACTGATTCGTCGCGGTCCCGCCGCCTCCCGCAACGCGTGATGGGCGTTGGTGACGAGATTGACGACGACCTGGCGGAGCTGATGCTCATCAGCCCAGAGTACGGGTAGGGCCGGCGCCAGCTCCAGGGCGACGTCTATGTTATCCACCCTGAGCGGATACGCCAGGAGCTCCACGACTTCTCGGACGATCTTGTTCAGATCGGTGTCTTGGCGCTCGGGTGGGCGCTGGCGCGCCAGCGCCAGGAAGTTCTTCACGATGCGCGCGCAGCGCTCCGCCGCGCCGGCGATCTTCTGAGCTCGTTGGGCCAGCGGCCCCTCGGCAACCGTATGGCACAGGAGGGTCGCGTGCCCGATCAGGACCGACAGCGGATTGTTCAGCTCGTGGGCCACGCCGGCCAGAAGCTGTCCCATGGCGGCGATCTTCTCGGTCTGAAGGAGGCGGGCCTGGGTTTGTTGAAGCTCTTCGAGCCGATCCTTGAGCTGCTGGTAGAGCTGCGCGTTCTCCACGGCGATGGCTGCGTGGTCGGCCAGGATCGTCAGGAGACGCTCCTCCATCCCCCCGAACTCGCGTGGCCGCTCGGTCGCGACCGCCAGCACGCCCACCAGCCGGCCCCCGGCCACCAGCGAGATCGCCACGGTCCCGCGGACCCGCTCCAGCCACGACCCCGAGGGCGCCCCGGCGGTTCCCACCAACGCCGAGAACTCCACGTGCCGCCGCGCCACCGCCCGATCCAGGAACCGATGGTCGACCCGAAGGCGCAACCCGCGCACCGCCGATTCCGGGACCCCCGCCCAACCGGCCGGGTGCAGCTCGACTCCATCGGCGAGCCAGAGGACGGCGAGCTCGGCCCTGAGAAGCTCCGTGGCGGCCCGGGCCACGAGCTGGACCACCTCGCCGAGATCCTGGAGGGTCGCGATGGAGCGAGCCAGGCCGTTGAGGACCAGGAGAGCGTCCTTCTCGTCGGCCAGGCGCCGATGGGCCAGCACGTTCTCCAGGGTCGAGGGAAGCTTCGTGAAATAGCCCTCCCCCTTGATGATGTAGTCGGACGCGCCGAGCTTGAAGGCCTCGACCGCCGTCTCCTCGTCCCCCTGCCCCGTCACCATCACCACGGGGATCCGGATCCGTTCGCTCCGGAGGGCCTTGAGCACCTCGATGCCGGTGACGTCCGGCATCCGGTAATCGAGGAGCAAGAGGTCGTAGGGGAGGGACCGGAGGCGCTGCAGGACCTCGCGCCCGTCCAGCACCACGTCGAGATGGAGATGGTCCCCGTACTCGCGGAAGGCGCGCCGCGTGAGCTCCACGTCGCCAGGGTCGTGCTCGGCGTACAGCACGCGGATGGGTCGCTGCCTCACCTCGCTGGCCGACTGAAACCACCGGAAGGCGCCCTCCAGGATCGGCGGCAGCGTCTCCAGATACCCCGGACGCTTCACCACATAGTCGGCGGCGCCGGCCTTGAGCAGACGGACCGCGGAGTCAGCGTCCCCCGAGCCGGTGACCAGGACGACCGGTACCTTGAACTCGCGCTCCTTGATCGTCTCCAGGACGTCCAGCCCGGTGCCGTCCGTGAGGCGAAAATCCGAGAGCACCAGGTCCACATCGCCGACGGTCAGCCGGTCGAGCGCGCCGGCCACGGTGTCCACCTCGGTCAGCTTGAGGTGAGGGGCGTGGCGCTCCAGGTAACGCCGCGTCAGCGCCCGGTCGCTGGGATCGTCTTCCACGTAGAGGACGCGGATGGGCTCCACCATTCACCCCCGACGCTCGGGCGGGGGATAGGGGACGTTGGTCAGGATCCAGTAGAGGTCGATGCGTTCGACCACTTCCAAGAACTTCTCGAACTCCACCGGCTTGACGATGTAGCTCGCCGCCCCGAGCTCGTAACTCGTCTTGATGTCCCGATCCTCCGCGGACGTCGTCAGCACCACCACGGGAATGTTGCGGTAGACCGGGTGGCTCTTGATCTCGCGCAGCACGTCGAGGCCGTCGACCTTGGGGAGACGGAGGTCGAGGAGAATCAGCCCGGGCAGCGGGGCCTCGTTGACGAAGTGGCCGCGCCGGTGCATGTAGTCGAGTGCTTCTTCTCCGTCGCGAGCCACGGTGATGGCGTTGGCGAGCTTCCGGCGCTTGAACGCCCGGAGCGTCAGCTCGACGTCGGCGGGGTTGTCCTCCACGAGCAGGATCGGTAGGGGTTCGTTCATCCACTGTCTCCCGCGCTCCCGGGGAGCGCCAGATAAAACGTGCTTCCCTTCCCGGGCTCGGACACCGCCCAGGCCCGCCCGCCGTGCCGCTCGGCGACCTTCCGGACGATCGCCAGCCCGACCCCGGTTCCGGGAAAGTCTTCCTGCCGGTGCAAGCGCTCGAAGATGCCGAAGATCCGGTCGTGATACCTCATGTCGAAGCCGATCCCGGTGTCAGCCACCCGGAGGACGACGTCACCGCCATTTTGCTGCGAACCGATGGTGATCGTGCCCCCGTCCGCGCGGCTGAATTTGACGGCGTTCCCGATGAGGTTGGCCAGCGCTTCCCGAAGCCCTTCCCGCTCGGCCTCGACGGCCTCCACCGCCAGGTCGAGGCGGACGGTGAGGCCCCGCGCCCTGATGTCCTCGGCGACCTCGTCGCACAGGCTTTCCACGAGGGGCCGGAGCTGCGTGTGTTCCTGTCTCATCTCGCGCCGCTCCAGACGCGAGTAGCGCAAGAGGTCGTCGATCAGCTGCCCCATGCGGCGGGCACCGCCCTGGATCATGGTGAGGTAGCGGCTGCCCGTCTCGTCGAGCCGGTCGGTGTAGTCCTCCTGGAGCGCCCGGGCAAAGCCCTCCATGCCGCGCAAGGGGGCCTTCAGGTCGTGAGACACGGTATAGGTGAAGGCCTCCAGCTCTTTGTTGGCCGCCTCCAGCTGCTGGGTGCGTTCGGCCACCCGCCGCTCCAGCCGTTCGTTGAGCGCTGTCACTTCCCTGGTCTTCTGCTCGATCTCGCGTTCGGCCCGTTTGCGCGCGGTCAGATCACGGACGAAGCCGCTGAAGGTCACCGTGTCGCCCGATCGGATGACGCAGATCGCCAGCTCGACGGGAAACTCGCCCCCGTCGCGATGGAGCGCCATGACCTCGATCCGCTTGTTCAGGACCGGGCCCTCTCCGGTGGTCAGAAAGTGCTTCAAGCCGCGCGCGTGAGCCCCGCGATCCCGCTCGGGAATGATCGTGGCCGCCAGGCTCCGCCCCAGCGCTTCCTCGCGGGACCAGCCGAACATCTTCTCGGCCTGGGTGTTCCAGCCCGTGATGACTCCCCGAACGTCCATCGTGATGACGCCCTCGAGCGAGGTCTCGATGATGAGGCGGACGCGTTCTTCACTTTCGCGTAGCGCGTGCGCGGACGCCTCGGCTTCGGCCACCCGGCGCTGGAGCTGCTCGGCCATGGCGTTGAACGACAGGGCCAGGGCCGCGACCTCGTCCTGGCTCTCCGGAGTCACCCGAACCGAGAAGTCCCCGGCCCCCAACCTTTTGGTCGCCCCAGCGAATCGGACCAAGGGGCCGGTGAGCGTGCGGGCCAGGCCCCAGCCCAGCGCGACCGCGACCCCCGTGAAGCCCAGGGTGAGCCAGAGCAACCGCCGACCGAGCTGACCGGCCGCGGCATAGGCGACCGACACGGGCTGCGCGGCGACGACGCCCCATCCCAGCCGGGTGATGGGCACATGGGCCGCCAGGAAACGCTCGTCGCCTCCCGGCTCCCGGAACTCTATCGTGCCCCGCTTTCCGGCCAAGGCGGCCTGGACTGGCGGCTGCGCCTTCACATCCGAGCGAGGACCGACCTCCACCCCTCCCGAGTGCGCGATCAGGAGCCCGTGGCTGTCGACCACGTAGACGGCGCTGCCATGCTCGAGCCCGATCGTCGACACGAACTGGCCGAGTGTCTTGAGCGACAGCGCGCCGACCAGGACGCCTCCGATGCTGCCGGCGTCATCCAACACCGGCATCGCGATCGAGACCACGGGCCGCGGGGCCGCCTTCGACATATAAACGCCGGAGACGTAAAGATCACGCGTTCGGGTCGCTTCCCGGAAGAAGTCGCGGAACGAGAAATCCTGACCCACGGTCTCGGCATGGGGGACCCTGACCCGGATCACGCCTGCACGATCCTGGACGAACACGTAGTCGAACTGGCGGAAGTTCCGAACGAAGTTCTCGAGAACCTTGGCGGCCTCGGGCCAGTTTCCGGTCCGGATCTCCTGACGAAGCTTGGGGCGACCAGGCGCCTCGCGTATCACGGCAGATGCGTCGGCGATGTATTGCTCGACCGCCCTGGCCGCGAGCGTCGCCGCGGTCAAGTTGGCGGACTGGACCTGTTCGCGAAGACTCTGGCGGCTGGCCCAGACGGCAAAGGCGCTCATCGTGCCCAGGGACACGATGACCAGGAGGGCGATCATGAGGGAAAGCTTGGTGGCGACGCTGAAGGCCTTCACGCGGCCCGCAGCCTCGCCATCAGGCTCGTGCCCTGCGACGGCGAAGGTCCTCCGCATCCATGATCGGTGCTTTCTCCATTTTTACAGTACTTCCCTCGTGATGTGAAATTGCGTCGTCATGACCGGCCTCCGACCGTTCCCACCCTGGCCGCATCAAATGATGGGGATGAGATGCGGAGAAACGCCTGATTCGAGATCGTGTGGCTATGTAAGCGCCAGTTATTGCAGGCGTCGTCGCATACGGAGAGACCGTATTTGTCCAGACAGGAAGCGGGACATCAAAGAGCCCGGGAGCCGATCGCTATGCTTGACCGTTCCTCGCGCCTCGCCTATGCTCCGGATCGCCTTCCTTTCCTGAGAACGGAGGCTGAGCATGAACGCCACCACGCGCACGCCGGTTCGATCCTGGAGCCGAGTGCTGGTTCTCATCGCCCTGCTGTCCTTGCCGCTGGCGCCTTCCGCCTTCGCGGGGAACTTCACCAGGGTCGTCATCTTCGGCGACAGCCTATCGGATGCCGGGAATCACTTCGTCCATTTCGGGACGATCTCTCAGCAACCGTTCGTTCCGATTCCGGACGACTCGTACGCCATCGGTGGTCATCATTTCAGCAATGGCGCGACCTGGGCCGAGCAGCTCGCCGATGCCCTGCACCTGTCGACCAGCGGCAAGCCGGCGCTTCGCGCCCCTGGCGTCTTCACCAACTACGCGGTAGGTCGGGCCAGGGCGCGCCCTGGCGCACCCGTGTTCGCGGACTTCGATCTGAGCACTCAGGTGGGGCTGTTCCTGTCGGACTTCGGGGGGCACGCGTCGTCCGACGACCTGTACGTGGTCTGGATCGGCGCCAACGACCTCGACGATGCCTTGAACGCTCTCGCCAGCGATCCCTCGGGTGCCACGAGCTTCGGCATCATTCAGGCGGCGATCATCGCCGTGGCGGGCAACATACAGGCGCTCTGGGTATCCGGCGCCAGGACCTTTCTGATCCCGAGCCTGCCGAATCTCGCGATCACGCCCGTAGTTCGCGCCCTCGGTCCCGCCGCCCAGTTCGCGGCGACGCAGCTCACGACCGCCTACAATGACGCGCTGGATGGGGTATTGAGCGCGCTGCAGGGGCTCCCACAGATCAAGCTCGTTCGCCTCGATATCAACGAGCTATTCGAGGACCTCATGGCTGCGCCTGAGGCCGCTGGCTTGGCGAGCGCGGAGGACTCCTGCCTCACGTTCGGCGTCATCGGGGGCGCCATCTGCAAGACGCCGAACCGGTACCTGTTCTGGGATGGCATCCACCCAACGAAAGCGGGACACGGCTTCATCGCGGGAGCCGCGTTCCTGGCCCTCACTGCTCCCTGATGGCGCGCTGAGGCAGCCGGCGGGCCCCGAAGCTCTGGGCGTCTAGTGCCCCGTCCTCGAAGTCATGTTAAGAGCCTGCCCGCACGCGGCGCCGGGGCCGAGGGGCGCGTGCGGCAGGGTTCGACGGGACCCGTTCCCGCCCGCTGGCAACGGACCCCGCGTCCCCAGGTGGAGCCCAGCCGCAACGGGGCAAGCGGACGCGTGCCGCGTGGTCCCGCGATCCCTGCCGCGCGTGCCGCGTCGGCCCCGCCGGCAGCGGCGCGAGCGCGGCGATCGTTAACATGACGTCCCAGACGGAACACTAGGACGACCAGCTCGCCGGCCGAGATCGTCGACTCATGAGCAGCGCTGCTCCGCTGACCGACGTCGCTGCCGTCATTTTCGACATGGACGGCGTCCTGGTGGACTCGGAGCCGACGAACTTCGAAGCGGTGCTGCGCCTCCTGGAACGCTACGGGATCGCCTATACCGAGGCCGACGACCGGAGGTTCCGGGGGTGTCGGAATCTGGACCTTTACGCCCACTTGCGTCAGAGCCATACGAGCTTACCAGGCGACGCCGAGCTGGAGGACGAGCTGACCACTCTGACCCTGGGGTTGATTCGCCGGCGGTGCGTGCCCATGCCCGGCGTCCCCGAAGTCCTCGAGGCGGCGCGCCGTCGTGGGTACCGGTTGGCCTTGGCATCCTCGGCGGTGCCGGCGGTGATCGCCGCCAATCTTGCCGCACTGGGAGTCTTCTCGCTGTTCGAGACGATCGTCTCCGGCGTCGAGGTCGCCTCGGGCAAGCCGGCCCCTGACATCTTCCTGGAGGCCGCGCGCCGGCTGGCGGTGCCGACCGGGCGCTGTCTCGTCGTGGAGGACTCTCGCAACGGGGTGCTGGCAGCCCGCGCCGCCGGCATGGCCTGTGTCGCGGTCCCCTGCCCGGCCACCAGGGACGAGGACTTTCGAGAGGCGACCCTCCGCCTCGATGCGTTGCCGGCCCTGCTCGGTCTCTTGCCGCAGCGGCCCTCGACTAGTGCCGTTCCAACTTGTTGATACTAAATCTGTCCACGAACGACGTACACGGTGCCTTCCTAGGCGCGAATAGTTGGAACGGCACTAGCAGTTCAGGTACTTCGGGCTGACGAGGGGCTTTTCCGTCCCGTCGGTGGCCCACGTGCGGCGCTTCAGGCCCGCCAGATCTTTCCCGTAGACGTGGATCTCCACCGTGTCGCGGTCGGTCGGGTTGTGCATGGCGTGGATCTCGTCGTCCGGCGGCAGCAGGCACGAGACCGCGCCGGGCCGGTGGCGGAGCACCGCTTTCACTTCCGGCGTCGCCCGCTCGCGGC
The Candidatus Methylomirabilota bacterium genome window above contains:
- a CDS encoding response regulator; amino-acid sequence: MNEPLPILLVEDNPADVELTLRAFKRRKLANAITVARDGEEALDYMHRRGHFVNEAPLPGLILLDLRLPKVDGLDVLREIKSHPVYRNIPVVVLTTSAEDRDIKTSYELGAASYIVKPVEFEKFLEVVERIDLYWILTNVPYPPPERRG
- a CDS encoding NADH-quinone oxidoreductase subunit B family protein, whose translation is MLLFAKILKVGLVTEPLGPGDGAVVHLARAVEAKARKLLGRAVAIREVDAGSCNGCEVEITGLMSPVYDSERFGIHFVASPRHADLLLVTGPVTRNMEIPLLKTYEATPYPKVVVAVGDCAQTCGVFRGSYAVLGSVDAVIPVDVFVAGCPPEPSDILRGILTALDRWPDRKRRRA
- a CDS encoding HAD family phosphatase, with translation MSSAAPLTDVAAVIFDMDGVLVDSEPTNFEAVLRLLERYGIAYTEADDRRFRGCRNLDLYAHLRQSHTSLPGDAELEDELTTLTLGLIRRRCVPMPGVPEVLEAARRRGYRLALASSAVPAVIAANLAALGVFSLFETIVSGVEVASGKPAPDIFLEAARRLAVPTGRCLVVEDSRNGVLAARAAGMACVAVPCPATRDEDFREATLRLDALPALLGLLPQRPSTSAVPTC
- a CDS encoding cache domain-containing protein, whose protein sequence is MKAFSVATKLSLMIALLVIVSLGTMSAFAVWASRQSLREQVQSANLTAATLAARAVEQYIADASAVIREAPGRPKLRQEIRTGNWPEAAKVLENFVRNFRQFDYVFVQDRAGVIRVRVPHAETVGQDFSFRDFFREATRTRDLYVSGVYMSKAAPRPVVSIAMPVLDDAGSIGGVLVGALSLKTLGQFVSTIGLEHGSAVYVVDSHGLLIAHSGGVEVGPRSDVKAQPPVQAALAGKRGTIEFREPGGDERFLAAHVPITRLGWGVVAAQPVSVAYAAAGQLGRRLLWLTLGFTGVAVALGWGLARTLTGPLVRFAGATKRLGAGDFSVRVTPESQDEVAALALSFNAMAEQLQRRVAEAEASAHALRESEERVRLIIETSLEGVITMDVRGVITGWNTQAEKMFGWSREEALGRSLAATIIPERDRGAHARGLKHFLTTGEGPVLNKRIEVMALHRDGGEFPVELAICVIRSGDTVTFSGFVRDLTARKRAEREIEQKTREVTALNERLERRVAERTQQLEAANKELEAFTYTVSHDLKAPLRGMEGFARALQEDYTDRLDETGSRYLTMIQGGARRMGQLIDDLLRYSRLERREMRQEHTQLRPLVESLCDEVAEDIRARGLTVRLDLAVEAVEAEREGLREALANLIGNAVKFSRADGGTITIGSQQNGGDVVLRVADTGIGFDMRYHDRIFGIFERLHRQEDFPGTGVGLAIVRKVAERHGGRAWAVSEPGKGSTFYLALPGSAGDSG
- a CDS encoding metalloregulator ArsR/SmtB family transcription factor — encoded protein: MPWAWGPLPLFKAEFFKALAHPLRIRILETLVARHRSVQELQEALGADQPTVSQQLAVLRAKNIVTASKEGTTVRYALRDPAVRELLEVARRIFNNQLIGSQSMLRELRRERRPR
- a CDS encoding SGNH/GDSL hydrolase family protein, which produces MNATTRTPVRSWSRVLVLIALLSLPLAPSAFAGNFTRVVIFGDSLSDAGNHFVHFGTISQQPFVPIPDDSYAIGGHHFSNGATWAEQLADALHLSTSGKPALRAPGVFTNYAVGRARARPGAPVFADFDLSTQVGLFLSDFGGHASSDDLYVVWIGANDLDDALNALASDPSGATSFGIIQAAIIAVAGNIQALWVSGARTFLIPSLPNLAITPVVRALGPAAQFAATQLTTAYNDALDGVLSALQGLPQIKLVRLDINELFEDLMAAPEAAGLASAEDSCLTFGVIGGAICKTPNRYLFWDGIHPTKAGHGFIAGAAFLALTAP
- a CDS encoding response regulator, which translates into the protein MVEPIRVLYVEDDPSDRALTRRYLERHAPHLKLTEVDTVAGALDRLTVGDVDLVLSDFRLTDGTGLDVLETIKEREFKVPVVLVTGSGDADSAVRLLKAGAADYVVKRPGYLETLPPILEGAFRWFQSASEVRQRPIRVLYAEHDPGDVELTRRAFREYGDHLHLDVVLDGREVLQRLRSLPYDLLLLDYRMPDVTGIEVLKALRSERIRIPVVMVTGQGDEETAVEAFKLGASDYIIKGEGYFTKLPSTLENVLAHRRLADEKDALLVLNGLARSIATLQDLGEVVQLVARAATELLRAELAVLWLADGVELHPAGWAGVPESAVRGLRLRVDHRFLDRAVARRHVEFSALVGTAGAPSGSWLERVRGTVAISLVAGGRLVGVLAVATERPREFGGMEERLLTILADHAAIAVENAQLYQQLKDRLEELQQTQARLLQTEKIAAMGQLLAGVAHELNNPLSVLIGHATLLCHTVAEGPLAQRAQKIAGAAERCARIVKNFLALARQRPPERQDTDLNKIVREVVELLAYPLRVDNIDVALELAPALPVLWADEHQLRQVVVNLVTNAHHALREAAGPRRISLTTRLEAAQARVHLEVGDTGPGIPAKIQERIFEPFFTTKPPGQGTGLGLSLCRGIVESHGGSLDLESEPGRGAVFRIALPVTTPAIAGPQAPDHEAGSSVQGKSILVVEDETDVAEVLKDLLIADGHQVETAANGFVALDMILTRPYDLIVSDVRMPDLDGPGLYRELERRRPELCRRLIFATGDQLSPATREFLEREAVRTVSKPYELEQLRRVIQQSA
- the hyfB gene encoding hydrogenase 4 subunit B; the protein is MTIASWLLYATVGAYTLGALAALGLRGATGRVLGAVGAVTGSVATLALGAWCLGTDTRLAVTAPILPLTGLALRVDAVSAFFLVVVGVAAAAASVYGVAYSAHYEGRYSLRLLGVMFNVLLLSLAIQVVADNALTFLMTWEVMSLSAYFLVLTEHDQRETVRAANWYLVITHAGFAALVAAFLLLAAGDPTMSFTTMRSAVLAPGTRDAVFVLALIGFGAKAGIVPLHVWLPMAHPVAPSHVSALMSGVVIKMGVYGLLRVSLDLLGGGPAWWGGLVLGVGAGSALLGVLYALMEHDLKRLLAYHSIENIGIIFMGLGAGLMFQSYGLPALATLGFVAGLYHTLNHACFKGLLFLGAGSVLYATHTRNMEELGGLIKRMPRTAVCFLVGAAAISALPPLNGFASEWLLFQALVGGSTIPRAEVAVVMPVAVAMLALTSGLAVACFVKAFGITFLALPRSAEAARAREAPLAMQIGMGGLVLACVALGLAPFFVVPVLGSTLGGVGGLPFAPVAFSLGTSFRVAGAVGQMSPLLVALGLVLLVGLTLASLRGFADRRLRVGETWGCGRIGQTARMEYTATAFAEPLRRVFAELYRPTQHLSIDFHPASRYFVESIEYRSEIHPWFEQALYAPILVLLRAAARRVRRVQAGSLHLYLTYMTIALVVLLVVARWPR